From one Humulus lupulus chromosome 8, drHumLupu1.1, whole genome shotgun sequence genomic stretch:
- the LOC133796847 gene encoding uncharacterized protein LOC133796847, whose translation MNPSKTEEDLFHHLGPPAQIMTQSQPSIPNPQDDDPSSSFSLPEIVIFRSSSSSSSRSHSSADENDDVSTRHTTNPNSTNSNQNGLPQHQQPPPYITLDDHISTQFYTFNTESHSLMIRCLLERRLATPAEIRDATPGAVLKSWRAVWKDRNEDTAYLTAWKRIQDKLTAHVDQNGSEFLCFKNNTQQFVSHVNQWQEIVMSFHGDTDMKHLGLKETIDRIKQVWTVGAKFYGIPESYIRACVAACPVCSSVSSGGTGRSKRRRFEYTESFDVPAKEVPHRLQQLAAKHKVVLCIRQKYIRYKPFMAEVKDYACHRAGEPVAKKSKIFKREPYASKRCGCGFRIRAIVPIANYNEKDKTFVYQEEGMAVFKLYAVHSGHEPGPLDGNARIMHRVVGHKGGFLLDQDTVYGVSEDMENEAFGLIGKDEGNFHLSVLQQVHELRTEVGFLEARIGKIPRELLGSVSRDLYDIVSRVRRIGEENLKPIGLLQDKPHPDDVLVGEDDLAHWSDHHHERIYGNSKDAELIDDDEDSFERTLEDVVSWDQMRTDCRNQKDLIGESCKSEKWLKCSNFDEKSILDCEDTKLTKPLRHDEALVADVGLVGIQVDSFYQDNPKWYDSPCGLDSSADCGDGGFRHGEIV comes from the coding sequence ATGAATCCCAGCAAAACAGAAGAGGATCTCTTCCATCATCTGGGCCCACCGGCCCAGATCATGACTCAATCACAACCGTCCATTCCCAACCCTCAAGATGACGACCCTTCCTCCTCCTTCTCCCTCCCCGAAATTGTGATCTTCAGgtcttcttcctcttcctcctcgcgTTCTCACTCCTCCGCCGACGAAAACGACGACGTTTCCACTCGCCACACGACAAACCCTAATTCCACCAATTCGAACCAGAATGGCCTCCCGCAGCACCAGCAGCCGCCTCCCTATATCACTCTGGATGACCATATCTCCACCCAGTTCTACACCTTCAACACCGAATCCCATTCCCTCATGATTCGATGCCTTTTGGAGCGCCGCCTTGCCACGCCGGCTGAGATCCGAGATGCCACTCCCGGAGCCGTTCTCAAGTCGTGGCGCGCCGTCTGGAAGGACCGGAACGAGGACACGGCTTACCTCACCGCCTGGAAGCGCATCCAGGACAAGCTCACCGCCCATGTCGACCAAAACGGTAGCGAATTCCTCTGCTTCAAGAATAATACACAGCAATTCGTTTCGCATGTTAACCAGTGGCAAGAAATTGTTATGAGTTTTCATGGTGATACGGATATGAAGCACTTAGGGCTTAAGGAAACAATTGATAGAATTAAGCAGGTCTGGACTGTAGGTGCTAAGTTTTATGGCATACCTGAAAGTTACATTAGGGCTTGTGTTGCTGCCTGTCCTGTTTGCTCGTCCGTCTCTTCTGGTGGAACAGGGAGGAGTAAGCGCCGTAGGTTTGAGTATACTGAGTCTTTTGATGTGCCTGCGAAGGAGGTGCCCCATCGGCTTCAGCAATTGGCTGCAAAGCACAAGGTCGTGCTTTGCATTAGGCAGAAGTACATTAGATATAAGCCCTTTATGGCCGAGGTCAAGGACTATGCTTGTCATAGGGCAGGTGAGCCGGTTGCCAAGAAGTCAAAAATTTTTAAGAGGGAACCATATGCATCTAAACGGTGTGGATGTGGATTTCGAATTCGTGCCATTGTGCCAATTGCCAATTATAATGAGAAGGACAAGACTTTTGTCTATCAAGAAGAAGGGATGGCTGTTTTCAAGTTATATGCTGTACACTCAGGTCACGAGCCAGGACCCTTGGATGGAAATGCAAGGATTATGCATAGAGTTGTGGGGCATAAAGGGGGCTTTTTGTTGGATCAAGATACTGTATATGGTGTGAGTGAGGATATGGAAAATGAAGCGTTTGGGTTGATTGGGAAGGATGAAGGTAATTTTCATCTTTCAGTTTTGCAGCAGGTACATGAATTGAGAACTGAAGTTGGGTTCTTAGAAGCAAGGATCGGAAAGATACCACGTGAGTTATTGGGCTCGGTATCTCGGGATTTATACGATATTGTTAGTAGGGTTAGACGTATTGGAGAGGAGAATTTGAAGCCAATCGGGTTGCTCCAAGATAAGCCACATCCTGATGATGTATTGGTTGGGGAGGATGATTTGGCTCATTGGAGTGATCATCACCATGAGCGTATATATGGGAACAGCAAGGATGCTGAATTGATAGATGACGATGAAGACAGTTTTGAGCGAACTCTTGAGGATGTTGTTTCTTGGGACCAGATGAGGACAGATTGTAGAAATCAAAAAGATTTAATAGGCGAGTCTTGTAAGTCTGAGAAGTGGCTGAAATGCAGTAATTTTGATGAGAAAAGCATTCTTGATTGTGAAGATACAAAGCTAACCAAGCCCTTAAGACATGATGAGGCTTTAGTAGCAGATGTAGGTCTTGTTGGCATACAGGTCGATAGTTTCTACCAAGATAATCCAAAATGGTATGATTCTCCTTGTGGATTGGACTCCAGTGCTGATTGTGGAGATGGTGGATTCAGGCACGGAGAGATTGTTTAG